The following coding sequences lie in one Miscanthus floridulus cultivar M001 chromosome 9, ASM1932011v1, whole genome shotgun sequence genomic window:
- the LOC136482200 gene encoding barwin-like, translating to MAAMITGARALTVAALLCAAAAAAVAQQASIVRATYHLYNPQQNNWNLNAVSAYCATWDADKPLSWRQQYGWTSFCGPSGPRGQAACGRCIRVTNRGTGAVTTARIVDQCSNGGLDLDFETVFKKIDTDGRGYQMGHLDVDYQFVAC from the exons ATGGCGGCGATGATCACCGGCGCGCGGGCGCTCACGGTGGCCGCCCTCCTTTGCGCGGCCGCGGCTGCGGCCGTGGCGCAGCAGGCGTCCATCGTCCGCGCCACGTACCACCTGTACAACCCACAGCAGAACAACTGGAACCTCAACGCCGTCAGCGCCTACTGCGCCACGTGGGACGCCGACAAGCCGCTGTCGTGGCGGCAGCAGTACGGCTGGACCTCCTTCTGCGGCCCCTCGGGACCCAGGGGCCAGGCCGCCTGTGGCCGGTGTATCCGG GTGACGAACCGCGGGACGGGTgctgtgacgacggcgaggatcgTGGACCAGTGCAGCAACGGCGGCCTTGACCTCGACTTCGAGACGGTGTTCAAGAAGATCGACACCGACGGCCGCGGCTACCAGATGGGCCACCTCGACGTCGACTACCAGTTCGTCGCCTGCTGA